TTGGACAGATAGGGGCATCATTCATGGTGTCTCCCCTTTGGTGCCAAAATTGCTAGTGAATACCATCAGAGTAAATTGTGGTTTCCACCATTGAAACCTAACAACTAGAGTCACCATAATTAGATTAGATCACACTGAAAGGTGAATCAAATGAAGATAACCCAAGTTAGGGAGGGTTTGCTATACATTGTATTCAGACTGATTCTTATAGGTCTGATTGTGGGGTGTTTTGCGTTGGGTGGGTGGTTGTGCGATAACAATCCTGCAGAAACCCGATACGAGCGATATCAAAATGAAGGGGGAGCATAGTGACAACCCATATTGGTGACTTGAGCACGTTCTACCAATAGATTTCAACGCCAGATACGACTCCCACTGGTTCCCACAAGTATCCTCTTAGCGTTTCCCACTGCTCGTCTATTTGTGCCTCTTCTGACCGTAATCTTGCTTCCCATGCTTCGGCTGTTTGGGAGTCTTGGCTGTTGAGGCAAGCTCTGTGATCAAATGAGATGGATGGGCAGCGGTCGTGTTTCTTCAGAAACGTGTTGAATTCCTCGACATCAGCATTGTACCTATCCAGACGGGCAGTGAGTTCCGAAAGTCTCTCCAGACCTCTCTCATAAGCCTGATATGTGAAGTCTCCACCAGTGCTTTCTGGAGAGACAAAACCCAATCGCCGACCCACCTGCAAATATGCCACTTTGTCGTGAGTAGGAGGCCCTTCCATTGGTGTTTCATCGGGAAAAAGTATTGATGACAGTGATGGACTTGAGTTCACCAAATCATCAAACAAACCCTTACCCGTAACATCTATATACACTAACCCTTTGTCTGTCGTGTTAAAAGCATTTAAGGCGTGAGGCTCAATTGACTGGAATTCTACAGCAACAACGGCGCACCTAATACCATGTGCCTCAGCATTGTTGTGTAGTTGCTCAGCGAAGTCACCACACGTGTAAAAAGGATCATAATAGGAATGTTCATCAGTTGTGTCATTGGCTAGAAAAGTCTTGAGTTGCTGCCATGTTGGGTTTTTTGCCTGTTTGTTGTTGTCAAGATCAATAGCCCCACCGCTTGCCTTCCGATACGGAACATCTTCAGCATACTGATTTGCGGCGAACGCCCCGATGACTATGATGACAATTATGATTACAAGACAACCGCATCCTCCACCATGTCTTTTTCGGGGTGGATCGATCATATCCGACATCGTATTCCCCTTGAGGTCCACTGACAAGAATCCCTGACAGTGGCCTTGTGATTGCATTCCCGATCCTCAAACGTGGTTGTCATCTGACTAGACATACCTCTACCTCCAAGATGAATGCTGCCAAGAATAGGTAAACAAAAGAGATCACCATCCCGCAATGAGAAATTCGTCATGCCTAACCCGAGCTACCCAAAGAGTTGGTGAAGGTGGCCACTCGCCTCATACGTTGTGTACCACTCCTAACACCTCTCATGAGGAAATACTCAAGCATGAATATCCGCAAGCTGACTCAGCCAATCAGCATTTCCCCGAAAAAATTAAATTCTGCGACTGGCTATAGAAACATCCACATTATCTCGTAAATTATTGACCCGTACCCCCAAGAAGGGAAGGCAACCGTTGATGGCCACCTTCCCCCCAGGAGCTTCAGGATCGTCACCGTGAGGAGTTATCAGGCTTACTGACTCAATGGTGCTTTGTAGTGCTTCAGGCTATCGTGAAAGGTGACTGACCTCGTATAGCGTTGTACCATTTCCAGTGATTCCCATCTGCCAAGGTCTTTGATTGTCATCACGTCTACCCCTGCTTTTCTCAAAAGGCAGGCGAATGTCCTTCGGAAGGTGTGAGGGTTGCATGTCAAGCCAGTCTTCCGCTCCAATCGGTTGAGCATCGAAACGATTCCCCAGCGATTGAGTCCCCATATCGTGCTACCATTGGAATTGTACTCAGCTAGCCATGCTCGCAGATACTTCTCTGACATCTCACCAAATGGGGCATAGGCTTCTTTGCTGCCCTTGCCAAGGGTTCGGATGGTACGATTCCCCCAATTGATGTCCGTTTGCCTGATGTTGGTCAATTCAACAAGCCTCAAGCCTGATTCTGTAAATAGGGAGATGATAGCCTTGTCTCGAACTGAATTACACTCGCATATTAGTTGCTGGACTTGTTCTGCTGTAAGACTGGGCAAGATGAGGAATGGTCTCTTAGGAGCATCCACCCATGTTACTGGATTATCCTCTGATTTGAATAGCAGACCCGAACGTGGACTATACAACCAATTATAGAAGGCTCGCAGGTTCTTAAAGTAGCCGTATTTACCTCCGAGAGAACAGTTGAGAGATCGCAAGTATCGATTTATCTGTTCTGTGGTTGGAGATAAGCCAAGTGAGTATAGGGCTTTAGATAGTGTCTGCTGATAGTCTCTGATGGTATGAGGAGAAATTCCTTGCCTTCGAGATTTCAGAAATTGCTGAAGTGCCGTATCAATGGCCCTTTGCTTCTTTTTATGTGTGTCAGGTTGAAGCTTCAGAAGAGCTACTAGAAGCTTTTCGCTAGGTTCTCGTTTTCCGTTCTTTACTTGGGAAATGTATGACTTGCTTAACCCTGAGGTTTTTGCAATCGTGGAAGTTGGCGTTTTGTTAAGCAATTTGAGCGCATCGGGACGGCTCATAACCGTTTGGTCGTTGGTTCGAATCCAGCCGGGCCCACCATTTCAAGCACCGCTCAACGGCAGTGCGCTCCAAATCCGGGCAATCATCCACCCAGCCCTGCTGAGACGGGCATAATGCCGAGG
This sequence is a window from Dehalococcoidia bacterium. Protein-coding genes within it:
- a CDS encoding tyrosine-type recombinase/integrase, with the translated sequence MSRPDALKLLNKTPTSTIAKTSGLSKSYISQVKNGKREPSEKLLVALLKLQPDTHKKKQRAIDTALQQFLKSRRQGISPHTIRDYQQTLSKALYSLGLSPTTEQINRYLRSLNCSLGGKYGYFKNLRAFYNWLYSPRSGLLFKSEDNPVTWVDAPKRPFLILPSLTAEQVQQLICECNSVRDKAIISLFTESGLRLVELTNIRQTDINWGNRTIRTLGKGSKEAYAPFGEMSEKYLRAWLAEYNSNGSTIWGLNRWGIVSMLNRLERKTGLTCNPHTFRRTFACLLRKAGVDVMTIKDLGRWESLEMVQRYTRSVTFHDSLKHYKAPLSQ